The DNA segment ATGACATAGACAACAACATAGTTGACAGGGTAAAAGATCTTTACAACGTTGAAATAGGTATTCACGAAGCTGAAAACGCTAAGATCCAGGTTGGAATGGTTCATTCCAGTGCAGATATGGAGAACACCACAACATCAGCCATTGGAAAATGCATGGAAACCAACAAGCCTAAGAAAGTTGAAATAGACTCAAAACTTGTTGCAGACGCTGCAGAACCAATAGTTGTTAATTTAATTCAAGCACTAGCTTTGGTACTTGAAAGAATGTCCCCTGAACTCATATCCGGTGTTTACAACAAAACCGTAGTTGTTGGTGGAACATCACAGCTCCGTGGACTAAAAGACAGGATATACGAGGAAGTTGGAGTTCCTGTGGAAATATCAGACGACCCAATGACCGTTGTTGCTAAAGGTGCTGCAATAGTAGCTGCAGAACCACGGGCACTTGAACCAGAAGTTCGTTTAAAAGCTATGAAATAATTATTTTCAATATTTAATTGAAATAATTATTTATTTTATTTATTTTTAAATTTTAGTTGAATATCTTTTTTTAAATTAAAATTATATGGTACTATTGATGAAATTATCAATTTGAAGATTTGAAATTCATCACATCCCAAGTTCATTCTATTAGAGGTTACTGAAGTTCGTGCTAAATTTATTTAAACCACTTCTTTTAAACTATTTTAAACAAAGATTTAAACCATGGGACTAAAGCTAATCCCATTAGAAACTTATTAAGTATTATTAAGTGAAGTTTGAAACTGATCTAAAAAGTGATCTAAACTAAACATCGATCTGAAGGTTGTAATTCATACTGTACATCCTAAAAGAATGTTGGGATAACTACTAAAAAAGGACAATAAAATGAAGATAGTGGGAATAGATGAAGCAGGAAGGGGATCCGTACTTGGTCCTTTAGTTGTGTGTGGTGTGGCAGTAGAGGAAGATAGATTAAAGTACCTTGAAAGACTGAGACTAAAGGATTCTAAAAAATTATCTCCAAAACGGAGAACCATACTTTCAAGGAAGATAAGGAAAATAGCAGAATGTTACCCTGTTAATATAACTGCCCAGGATATAGACATCCTGCGGTCGAAGGATGTTAACCTCAATGAAATTGAAAAAATAGCAATTAAAAAAATCATAGGAGAATCAGAACCAGATATTGCCATAATTGATTCCATGGATGTTAAACCTGAGAGACTCAAGGCAGAGGTTGAGGGTTACAGGGAAAATCTTGAGGTTGTGGCAGAACACAGGGCCGATGATACCTATGTGATTGTTTCAGCAGCATCCATCATTGCAAAGGTTGAAAGAGACACTGCAATATCCAATATCAGAGAAGAGTTTCCAGATGTTGGATCCGGTTATCCAAGCGACCCTACAACGATTGCATTTCTTGAAAAAATACCCTACGAGGAAATGCCAGATTTTGTCAGAAAATCCTGGTCAACCGTGTCAAAAAGGAAGAAATGAGGACCAACCATGATATACGAATTCTTTACCAGCGGTTTTGGAACCATAATGGAGATGTTCAAAAGCGGAGGAGTAATAACCTACATAATAACCATAATCGGTTTGTACGGAATCATTTATTCCTTTGAGAAGATCCACTATCTGCGTAAGATGTCCAAGGTGGATCTGCCCCAGATAATGGGGGTTGTGAATGATACCATGGAAAATGGAGGTTCACTCGAGGCACTGCGCTCAATAGGAAAGTATCAAAACCCCTTATCCAAAATAATCTCCGAAGCCCTTAAGATCGGTTACAGGAGCAAGAGTGAAGTTGAAGATGCAATGGAACGAGTTTTCATAGTTGAAATGGGCAGAATGACCAAGGGACTTGACAGCATCCGAACCATAATTGAAATCGCACCTCTACTTGGACTTATCGGAACTGTTCTTGGTATGTGGTACACCTTCAAGGCACTGGGTGTGAATGCCAACCCCACAGCCATGGCAGAAGGTATATACATAGCACTCATAACAACCATAGCAGGTCTTGCCGTTGCCATAATCATATTACCCCTTTACTCTTACATCAACGGTAAAATAGAGGGCGAACTGGATAAAATCGAGATAGCCAAAAAGATGACCAACTGGCGAACTGCAGAAATGAAGATAAAAGTGGATTCAGGAATAGATAACGCTGTTCATGCACTTAAGGAATCCAATGGCGTGGTTGAGGTCCGAAAACTTCTTGATTCAGAAGCTAATATTTGGATATCCATTAACCCCAACATGCTTGAAAAGAGCATAAACAACATAATAAGGGAAAAATGTAACTGTAACGTGAAAATCGTTGAAAGTAAACTTAGACAATGATCTGGAATTTAAATAAAAAAAACAGGGAATAGATGGGATCTTAAGTCGAATAAAAGTGAAGAGATAATTGGAACGGTCTAACATCAAAATAATGAGGAGGAACCCTACATGACCCTTGATACTCAAAGATACAGGAATAAAATGCGGCAAAAACAGGCCCGAGTTAATCTAGTTCCACTTATAGATGTTATTTTCACCATACTCATATTTTTGATGGTTACAAGCAGTTTTCAGGCTGCTGCAGATACAAGTTCCTCTTCAGGTAAGCCCGAGGTGATCCAGACAAATGGAACCTCAGAATATTATTTAATACCTGTTTCAGGCCTTAAGACTGTCACAGTCAACGGTGTGGATATGTCAAAGGATATAAGAAACAGTGCCATTGCTGTTCATACAGATGTCATAGATTACGGGGAGATAATAATAAAATCCAAGGAAGGAACCATAATAATCACATCACCCTCAAATGTAC comes from the Methanobacterium aggregans genome and includes:
- the rnhB gene encoding ribonuclease HII, which produces MKIVGIDEAGRGSVLGPLVVCGVAVEEDRLKYLERLRLKDSKKLSPKRRTILSRKIRKIAECYPVNITAQDIDILRSKDVNLNEIEKIAIKKIIGESEPDIAIIDSMDVKPERLKAEVEGYRENLEVVAEHRADDTYVIVSAASIIAKVERDTAISNIREEFPDVGSGYPSDPTTIAFLEKIPYEEMPDFVRKSWSTVSKRKK
- a CDS encoding MotA/TolQ/ExbB proton channel family protein, translated to MIYEFFTSGFGTIMEMFKSGGVITYIITIIGLYGIIYSFEKIHYLRKMSKVDLPQIMGVVNDTMENGGSLEALRSIGKYQNPLSKIISEALKIGYRSKSEVEDAMERVFIVEMGRMTKGLDSIRTIIEIAPLLGLIGTVLGMWYTFKALGVNANPTAMAEGIYIALITTIAGLAVAIIILPLYSYINGKIEGELDKIEIAKKMTNWRTAEMKIKVDSGIDNAVHALKESNGVVEVRKLLDSEANIWISINPNMLEKSINNIIREKCNCNVKIVESKLRQ
- a CDS encoding ExbD/TolR family protein codes for the protein MTLDTQRYRNKMRQKQARVNLVPLIDVIFTILIFLMVTSSFQAAADTSSSSGKPEVIQTNGTSEYYLIPVSGLKTVTVNGVDMSKDIRNSAIAVHTDVIDYGEIIIKSKEGTIIITSPSNVPTDKAVSIPQS